The following proteins are encoded in a genomic region of Sebastes fasciatus isolate fSebFas1 chromosome 12, fSebFas1.pri, whole genome shotgun sequence:
- the gsk3ab gene encoding glycogen synthase kinase 3 alpha b has protein sequence MSGSGRPRTSSFAEPPGAPGSAAAGAGSAVAGGSSTGKTGASQASGSSSTSFGNLKLPRDSGKVTTVVATPGQGPDRPQEVSYTDIKVIGNGSFGVVYQARLIDSQEMVAIKKVLQDKRFKNRELQIMRKLDHCNIVRLRYFFYSSGEKKDEVYLNLVLDYVPETVYRVARHFNKAKTTIPIIYVKVYMYQLFRSLAYIHSQGVCHRDIKPQNLLVDPETAILKLCDFGSAKQLVRGEPNVSYICSRYYRAPELIFGATDYTSNIDIWSAGCVLAELLLGQPIFPGDSGVDQLVEIIKVLGTPTREQIREMNPNYTEFKFPQIKAHPWTKVFKPRTPPEAIALCSRLLEYTPVTRLSPLEACAHAFFDELRQPNTRLPSGRELPLLFNFSPVELSIQPQLNSTLIPPHARAQTSPASHEGSVSDSTAQPSSAPGSINNST, from the exons ATGAGCGGCAGCGGGCGGCCCAGGACCAGCTCCTTCGCTGAGCCTCCCGGAGCTCCCGGATCCGCTGCAGCCGGCGCCGGATCAGCAGTAGCCGGCGGAAGCTCCACAGGAAAGACCGGGGCTTCACAAGCCAGTGGAAGCAGCTCCACGAGCTTTGGCAACCTGAAACTGCCCA GAGACAGTGGCAAGGTGACGACGGTGGTAGCTACACCCGGCCAGGGCCCCGATCGCCCACAGGAAGTGTCCTATACAGACATAAAGGTTATAGGAAATGGCTCCTTTGGAGTGGTCTACCAGGCTCGCCTCATCGACAGCCAGGAGATGGTGGCAATTAAGAAAGTTCTCCAAGACAAGAGGTTTAAG AATAGGGAGCTGCAAATTATGAGAAAATTGGACCACTGCAACATTGTGAGGCTACGTTACTTCTTCTACTCCAGTGGAGAGAAG AAAGATGAGGTGTATTTGAATCTGGTGCTGGACTACGTCCCCGAGACAGTGTACAGGGTAGCTCGGCACTTCAACAAGGCCAAAACCACCATCCCCATCATCTATGTTAAG GTGTACATGTACCAGCTGTTCCGCAGTCTGGCTTATATCCATTCCCAGGGCGTGTGTCACAGAGACATCAAGCCCCAGAACCTCCTGGTGGACCCAGAGACGGCCATCCTCAAACTCTGTGACTTTGGCAG TGCAAAGCAGCTAGTTCGGGGGGAGCCGAATGTGTCCTATATCTGCTCACGGTACTATCGTGCCCCAGAGCTCATCTTTGGTGCCACCGACTACACGTCCAACATTGACATCTGGTCGGCCGGCTGTGTGCtggctgagctgctgctgggccAGCCCATCTTCCCTGGGGACAGTGGTGTGGACCAGCTAGTAGAGATCATCAAG GTTCTGGGGACACCAACAAGGGAGCAGATCCGGGAGATGAACCCTAACTACACAGAGTTCAAATTCCCTCAGATCAAAGCACACCCTTGGACAAAG GTGTTTAAGCCTCGTACCCCACCAGAGGCCATTGCCCTCTGCTCTCGACTGCTGGAATACACGCCGGTGACCAGGCTGTCTCCCCTGGAGGCGTGTGCGCACGCCTTCTTCGATGAGCTACGTCAGCCCAACACCCGCCTGCCCAGCGGGCGAGAACTGCCGCTACTCTTCAACTTCAGTCCCGTCG AGCTGTCTATCCAGCCCCAGTTGAACTCTACACTCATTCCTCCTCACGCTCGTGCACAGACATCGCCTGCCTCACATG AGGGCAGTGTGTCAGACAGTACCGCCCAGCCCAGCTCAGCACCTGGATCCATCAACAACAGCACCTGA